In the Manis javanica isolate MJ-LG chromosome 12, MJ_LKY, whole genome shotgun sequence genome, one interval contains:
- the LOC140844980 gene encoding putative malate dehydrogenase 1B isoform X6: MAKFVLAGRADCPYYAKAELLADYLQKNLPDFRIPKITQHPHVWEEWLKDLCEKNKWSHRNSPIIWRELLDRGGKGLLLGGYNEFLEHAQLYYSVTPSMTTELMKVVAQENLETHIAEELEEEDQKGLINPLQVWITSASTPACYNLIPILTSGEVFGMQTEISINLFDNKQAEEYLKLLLTETRDLVSPLLRSVSFCTRVEDAFRQAHVVIILDECTNKEVYTLEDCIQSRVPLCRLYGYLIEKNAHASVRVIVGGKTFVNLKTFLLMQYAPSIARNIIAVALGVEGEAKAVLARKLKTTPSSIKDVIIWGNITGNNYVDLRKAKVYGYESAIWGLPHYSRPVLSLIFDSEWINQEFVATLKKLTTTGRQFGGILAAHSIATTLKYWYHGSPPGEIVSLGVLSEDSEGKTV; encoded by the exons ATGGCCAAATTCGTGCTGGCTG GTAGAGCAGATTGCCCATATTATGCTAAAGCAGAACTTCTAGCAGACTACTTGCAAAAGAATCTTCCTGACTTTCGGATACCTAAAATTACACAACATCCTCATGTTTGGGAG GAATGGCTGAAAGATTTGTGTGAAAAGAATAAGTGGAGTCACCGAAATTCCCCCATCATCTGGAGAGAGCTGTTGGATCGTGGAGGGAAAGGTTTGCTTTTGGGAGGATATAATGAATTCCTGGAGCATGCCCAG CTTTACTACAGTGTCACCCCTAGCATGACGACTGAGCTGATGAAGGTAGTTGCTCAAGAGAACCTAGAGACACACATAGCAGAAGAGCTGGAGGAAGAAGACCAGAAAGGTCTCATCAACCCCTTGCAGGTCTGGATCACCAG TGCTTCTACTCCTGCCTGCTACAACCTAATTCCCATCTTGACAAGCGGTGAAGTGTTTGGAATGCAAACAGAAATTAGCATAAATCTATTTGACAATAAGCAGGCAGAAGAATATCTGAAACTCCTGTTGACGGAGACTCGGGACCTGGTGTCCCCCTTACTCCGGAGTGTCTCCTTCTGCACTAGAGTGGAGGACGCCTTCCGCCAGGCCCACGTAGTCATCATTCTGGACGAGTGTACCAACAAGGAGGTATACACGTTAGAGGACTGCATCCAAAGCAGGGTTCCTTTGTGTAGGCTGTACGGGTACCTGATTGAGAAGAACGCGCATGCTTCCGTCAGAGTTATTGTAGGAGGAAAAACCTTTGTGAATCTTAAGACATTTTTGCTTATGCAATATGCCCCAAGCATCGCCCGTAATATTATCGCTGTTGCATTGGGGGTGGAAGGTGAAGCTAAAGCTGTGCTGgccagaaaactgaaaacaactccCTCAA GCATCAAAGATGTGATAATTTGGGGTAATATTACTGGAAATAACTATGTTGATCTGAGAAAAGCCAAAGTTTACGGATATGAGAGTGCTATTTGGGGACTTCCTCACTATTCACGCCCTGTTTTAAGCTTGATTTTTGATAG TGAGTGGATAAACCAGGAATTTGTGGCAACTCTTAAAAAGTTGACCACCACAGGAAGACAATTTGGAGGCATCTTAGCAGCACACAGCATAGCCACTACATTGAAATACTGGTACCATGGCTCACCACCGGGGGAGATTGTGTCTTTAGGAGTATTAAGTGAAG
- the LOC140844980 gene encoding putative malate dehydrogenase 1B isoform X4 has translation MAKFVLAGRADCPYYAKAELLADYLQKNLPDFRIPKITQHPHVWEEWLKDLCEKNKWSHRNSPIIWRELLDRGGKGLLLGGYNEFLEHAQLYYSVTPSMTTELMKVVAQENLETHIAEELEEEDQKGLINPLQVWITSASTPACYNLIPILTSGEVFGMQTEISINLFDNKQAEEYLKLLLTETRDLVSPLLRSVSFCTRVEDAFRQAHVVIILDECTNKEVYTLEDCIQSRVPLCRLYGYLIEKNAHASVRVIVGGKTFVNLKTFLLMQYAPSIARNIIAVALGVEGEAKAVLARKLKTTPSSIKDVIIWGNITGNNYVDLRKAKVYGYESAIWGLPHYSRPVLSLIFDSEWINQEFVATLKKLTTTGRQFGGILAAHSIATTLKYWYHGSPPGEIVSLGVLSEGKTCCSWRFDKFSAISIRN, from the exons ATGGCCAAATTCGTGCTGGCTG GTAGAGCAGATTGCCCATATTATGCTAAAGCAGAACTTCTAGCAGACTACTTGCAAAAGAATCTTCCTGACTTTCGGATACCTAAAATTACACAACATCCTCATGTTTGGGAG GAATGGCTGAAAGATTTGTGTGAAAAGAATAAGTGGAGTCACCGAAATTCCCCCATCATCTGGAGAGAGCTGTTGGATCGTGGAGGGAAAGGTTTGCTTTTGGGAGGATATAATGAATTCCTGGAGCATGCCCAG CTTTACTACAGTGTCACCCCTAGCATGACGACTGAGCTGATGAAGGTAGTTGCTCAAGAGAACCTAGAGACACACATAGCAGAAGAGCTGGAGGAAGAAGACCAGAAAGGTCTCATCAACCCCTTGCAGGTCTGGATCACCAG TGCTTCTACTCCTGCCTGCTACAACCTAATTCCCATCTTGACAAGCGGTGAAGTGTTTGGAATGCAAACAGAAATTAGCATAAATCTATTTGACAATAAGCAGGCAGAAGAATATCTGAAACTCCTGTTGACGGAGACTCGGGACCTGGTGTCCCCCTTACTCCGGAGTGTCTCCTTCTGCACTAGAGTGGAGGACGCCTTCCGCCAGGCCCACGTAGTCATCATTCTGGACGAGTGTACCAACAAGGAGGTATACACGTTAGAGGACTGCATCCAAAGCAGGGTTCCTTTGTGTAGGCTGTACGGGTACCTGATTGAGAAGAACGCGCATGCTTCCGTCAGAGTTATTGTAGGAGGAAAAACCTTTGTGAATCTTAAGACATTTTTGCTTATGCAATATGCCCCAAGCATCGCCCGTAATATTATCGCTGTTGCATTGGGGGTGGAAGGTGAAGCTAAAGCTGTGCTGgccagaaaactgaaaacaactccCTCAA GCATCAAAGATGTGATAATTTGGGGTAATATTACTGGAAATAACTATGTTGATCTGAGAAAAGCCAAAGTTTACGGATATGAGAGTGCTATTTGGGGACTTCCTCACTATTCACGCCCTGTTTTAAGCTTGATTTTTGATAG TGAGTGGATAAACCAGGAATTTGTGGCAACTCTTAAAAAGTTGACCACCACAGGAAGACAATTTGGAGGCATCTTAGCAGCACACAGCATAGCCACTACATTGAAATACTGGTACCATGGCTCACCACCGGGGGAGATTGTGTCTTTAGGAGTATTAAGTGAAG
- the LOC140844980 gene encoding putative malate dehydrogenase 1B isoform X3 produces MAKFVLAGRADCPYYAKAELLADYLQKNLPDFRIPKITQHPHVWEEWLKDLCEKNKWSHRNSPIIWRELLDRGGKGLLLGGYNEFLEHAQLYYSVTPSMTTELMKVVAQENLETHIAEELEEEDQKGLINPLQVWITSASTPACYNLIPILTSGEVFGMQTEISINLFDNKQAEEYLKLLLTETRDLVSPLLRSVSFCTRVEDAFRQAHVVIILDECTNKEVYTLEDCIQSRVPLCRLYGYLIEKNAHASVRVIVGGKTFVNLKTFLLMQYAPSIARNIIAVALGVEGEAKAVLARKLKTTPSSIKDVIIWGNITGNNYVDLRKAKVYGYESAIWGLPHYSRPVLSLIFDSEWINQEFVATLKKLTTTGRQFGGILAAHSIATTLKYWYHGSPPGEIVSLGVLSEGQFGIPEGIVFSMPVKFENGTWVVLTDLKDIKINEKIMTRITSDLLQILKAKLCNRNRSD; encoded by the exons ATGGCCAAATTCGTGCTGGCTG GTAGAGCAGATTGCCCATATTATGCTAAAGCAGAACTTCTAGCAGACTACTTGCAAAAGAATCTTCCTGACTTTCGGATACCTAAAATTACACAACATCCTCATGTTTGGGAG GAATGGCTGAAAGATTTGTGTGAAAAGAATAAGTGGAGTCACCGAAATTCCCCCATCATCTGGAGAGAGCTGTTGGATCGTGGAGGGAAAGGTTTGCTTTTGGGAGGATATAATGAATTCCTGGAGCATGCCCAG CTTTACTACAGTGTCACCCCTAGCATGACGACTGAGCTGATGAAGGTAGTTGCTCAAGAGAACCTAGAGACACACATAGCAGAAGAGCTGGAGGAAGAAGACCAGAAAGGTCTCATCAACCCCTTGCAGGTCTGGATCACCAG TGCTTCTACTCCTGCCTGCTACAACCTAATTCCCATCTTGACAAGCGGTGAAGTGTTTGGAATGCAAACAGAAATTAGCATAAATCTATTTGACAATAAGCAGGCAGAAGAATATCTGAAACTCCTGTTGACGGAGACTCGGGACCTGGTGTCCCCCTTACTCCGGAGTGTCTCCTTCTGCACTAGAGTGGAGGACGCCTTCCGCCAGGCCCACGTAGTCATCATTCTGGACGAGTGTACCAACAAGGAGGTATACACGTTAGAGGACTGCATCCAAAGCAGGGTTCCTTTGTGTAGGCTGTACGGGTACCTGATTGAGAAGAACGCGCATGCTTCCGTCAGAGTTATTGTAGGAGGAAAAACCTTTGTGAATCTTAAGACATTTTTGCTTATGCAATATGCCCCAAGCATCGCCCGTAATATTATCGCTGTTGCATTGGGGGTGGAAGGTGAAGCTAAAGCTGTGCTGgccagaaaactgaaaacaactccCTCAA GCATCAAAGATGTGATAATTTGGGGTAATATTACTGGAAATAACTATGTTGATCTGAGAAAAGCCAAAGTTTACGGATATGAGAGTGCTATTTGGGGACTTCCTCACTATTCACGCCCTGTTTTAAGCTTGATTTTTGATAG TGAGTGGATAAACCAGGAATTTGTGGCAACTCTTAAAAAGTTGACCACCACAGGAAGACAATTTGGAGGCATCTTAGCAGCACACAGCATAGCCACTACATTGAAATACTGGTACCATGGCTCACCACCGGGGGAGATTGTGTCTTTAGGAGTATTAAGTGAAG GCCAATTTGGGATTCCTGAAGGGATCGTCTTTTCTATGCCT
- the LOC140844980 gene encoding putative malate dehydrogenase 1B isoform X5 encodes MAKFVLAGRADCPYYAKAELLADYLQKNLPDFRIPKITQHPHVWEEWLKDLCEKNKWSHRNSPIIWRELLDRGGKGLLLGGYNEFLEHAQLYYSVTPSMTTELMKVVAQENLETHIAEELEEEDQKGLINPLQVWITSASTPACYNLIPILTSGEVFGMQTEISINLFDNKQAEEYLKLLLTETRDLVSPLLRSVSFCTRVEDAFRQAHVVIILDECTNKEVYTLEDCIQSRVPLCRLYGYLIEKNAHASVRVIVGGKTFVNLKTFLLMQYAPSIARNIIAVALGVEGEAKAVLARKLKTTPSSIKDVIIWGNITGNNYVDLRKAKVYGYESAIWGLPHYSRPVLSLIFDSEWINQEFVATLKKLTTTGRQFGGILAAHSIATTLKYWYHGSPPGEIVSLGVLSEGKTCCSWRFDKFSAISIRF; translated from the exons ATGGCCAAATTCGTGCTGGCTG GTAGAGCAGATTGCCCATATTATGCTAAAGCAGAACTTCTAGCAGACTACTTGCAAAAGAATCTTCCTGACTTTCGGATACCTAAAATTACACAACATCCTCATGTTTGGGAG GAATGGCTGAAAGATTTGTGTGAAAAGAATAAGTGGAGTCACCGAAATTCCCCCATCATCTGGAGAGAGCTGTTGGATCGTGGAGGGAAAGGTTTGCTTTTGGGAGGATATAATGAATTCCTGGAGCATGCCCAG CTTTACTACAGTGTCACCCCTAGCATGACGACTGAGCTGATGAAGGTAGTTGCTCAAGAGAACCTAGAGACACACATAGCAGAAGAGCTGGAGGAAGAAGACCAGAAAGGTCTCATCAACCCCTTGCAGGTCTGGATCACCAG TGCTTCTACTCCTGCCTGCTACAACCTAATTCCCATCTTGACAAGCGGTGAAGTGTTTGGAATGCAAACAGAAATTAGCATAAATCTATTTGACAATAAGCAGGCAGAAGAATATCTGAAACTCCTGTTGACGGAGACTCGGGACCTGGTGTCCCCCTTACTCCGGAGTGTCTCCTTCTGCACTAGAGTGGAGGACGCCTTCCGCCAGGCCCACGTAGTCATCATTCTGGACGAGTGTACCAACAAGGAGGTATACACGTTAGAGGACTGCATCCAAAGCAGGGTTCCTTTGTGTAGGCTGTACGGGTACCTGATTGAGAAGAACGCGCATGCTTCCGTCAGAGTTATTGTAGGAGGAAAAACCTTTGTGAATCTTAAGACATTTTTGCTTATGCAATATGCCCCAAGCATCGCCCGTAATATTATCGCTGTTGCATTGGGGGTGGAAGGTGAAGCTAAAGCTGTGCTGgccagaaaactgaaaacaactccCTCAA GCATCAAAGATGTGATAATTTGGGGTAATATTACTGGAAATAACTATGTTGATCTGAGAAAAGCCAAAGTTTACGGATATGAGAGTGCTATTTGGGGACTTCCTCACTATTCACGCCCTGTTTTAAGCTTGATTTTTGATAG TGAGTGGATAAACCAGGAATTTGTGGCAACTCTTAAAAAGTTGACCACCACAGGAAGACAATTTGGAGGCATCTTAGCAGCACACAGCATAGCCACTACATTGAAATACTGGTACCATGGCTCACCACCGGGGGAGATTGTGTCTTTAGGAGTATTAAGTGAAG